From one Agathobaculum sp. NTUH-O15-33 genomic stretch:
- a CDS encoding sodium-dependent transporter produces the protein MSNETTTSRDGFKSKWGFILACIGSAVGMGNIWRFPIMVQKFGGLTFLIPYFIFVVLIASSGVMEEFALGRRAAAGPVGAFGMCTEERTGKKGSGELIGAIPIIGALMLAIGYTVVLGWIFKYTFLSISGGLFGLGTDMGAIGGAFGATAPEAEHLGEAIGMMASNGFFGIGNGVWQLVGLVASLAIMALGVAGGIEKANKIMMPVLFFLFLALGIYIATLPGSSEGYKYIFTLSPGGLLNPQVWVFAFGQAFFSLSVAGNGSVIYGSYLSKKEDIPNSARNVAIFDTLAALLAAFVIIPAMASVLGSGISEVSGGPGLMFVYLVNVFNAMPGGRIIGMIFFICVLFAGVSSIVNLYEAPVAFLQEKLKFNRLAAVGGIGIIGAIVSLSIQPWTSQWMDVVSIYICPLGAMLAGIMFFWVLKKESALGSVNEGAKKPIGSWFYPLGKYIYVPLALLALILGAKYGGIG, from the coding sequence ATGAGTAACGAGACCACTACCAGCCGCGACGGCTTTAAAAGCAAGTGGGGCTTTATTCTGGCCTGTATCGGCTCCGCAGTAGGCATGGGCAATATCTGGCGTTTCCCGATCATGGTGCAGAAATTCGGCGGTTTGACATTCTTGATCCCGTATTTTATTTTCGTCGTACTGATCGCGTCCTCCGGCGTTATGGAGGAATTCGCCCTTGGCCGCCGCGCGGCGGCGGGCCCGGTAGGCGCGTTTGGCATGTGCACCGAGGAGCGCACGGGCAAGAAGGGTTCGGGCGAGCTGATCGGCGCGATCCCGATCATCGGTGCGCTGATGCTGGCCATCGGCTACACGGTCGTTTTAGGCTGGATCTTCAAGTATACGTTTTTGTCCATTTCAGGCGGCTTGTTCGGTCTGGGCACCGATATGGGCGCGATCGGCGGCGCGTTCGGCGCGACCGCGCCGGAAGCGGAGCACTTGGGCGAGGCCATCGGCATGATGGCGTCGAACGGCTTCTTCGGAATTGGCAACGGCGTTTGGCAGCTCGTTGGTCTGGTTGCTTCGCTGGCCATTATGGCGCTTGGCGTTGCGGGCGGCATTGAGAAGGCCAACAAGATTATGATGCCTGTTTTGTTCTTCCTGTTCCTCGCGCTCGGCATTTACATCGCCACGCTGCCCGGCTCGTCCGAGGGCTATAAGTACATCTTTACGTTAAGCCCGGGCGGTTTGCTCAATCCGCAGGTTTGGGTGTTCGCGTTCGGTCAGGCGTTCTTCTCGCTATCCGTCGCGGGCAATGGTTCGGTCATCTATGGCTCTTACCTGAGTAAGAAAGAGGATATCCCGAACTCCGCGCGTAACGTCGCGATATTCGATACGCTGGCGGCGCTGCTTGCGGCCTTCGTTATCATCCCGGCCATGGCGTCTGTTCTGGGTTCGGGGATCAGCGAAGTATCCGGCGGCCCCGGCCTGATGTTCGTCTATCTGGTCAACGTCTTTAACGCGATGCCCGGCGGCCGTATCATCGGCATGATCTTCTTTATCTGCGTGCTGTTCGCGGGCGTGTCGTCCATCGTCAACCTGTATGAGGCGCCGGTCGCCTTCCTGCAGGAAAAGCTGAAGTTCAACCGTCTGGCGGCGGTCGGAGGGATCGGTATCATCGGCGCGATCGTTTCCCTCAGCATCCAGCCTTGGACCTCGCAGTGGATGGACGTCGTTTCGATCTATATCTGCCCGCTGGGCGCAATGCTGGCCGGCATCATGTTCTTCTGGGTGCTCAAGAAAGAATCGGCGCTGGGTTCTGTCAACGAGGGCGCGAAGAAGCCTATCGGCAGTTGGTTCTATCCGCTTGGTAAGTACATCTATGTGCCGCTTGCACTGCTCGCGCTGATTTTGGGCGCAAAATACGGCGGCATCGGCTGA
- a CDS encoding phosphate-starvation-inducible PsiE family protein, with amino-acid sequence MNANLRDKINGAVTVIEIGLGVIILLACVISGVGILFSTDFGLLLENPDYLQARLSDACLIIIGIELVKMITSYTIDSVVDVMLLAVARQMIVEHTAPLENLLAVLAVGILFVIRKYLYISQIDKRQTKREVEAAIRAQVFEPDKPYEKEETQ; translated from the coding sequence ATGAACGCTAACCTGCGTGACAAAATCAACGGCGCGGTGACCGTGATCGAGATCGGACTGGGCGTCATCATCCTGCTGGCCTGCGTGATCTCGGGCGTCGGCATTCTCTTTTCCACGGACTTTGGGCTGCTGCTGGAAAACCCGGACTATTTACAGGCCCGCTTGTCGGATGCCTGCCTGATCATCATCGGTATCGAGCTGGTCAAAATGATCACCAGCTATACGATCGATTCCGTGGTGGACGTTATGCTGCTTGCTGTGGCGCGGCAGATGATCGTCGAGCATACCGCGCCGCTGGAAAACCTGCTGGCTGTTTTGGCGGTCGGCATTTTGTTCGTCATCCGCAAGTATTTGTACATTTCCCAGATCGACAAGCGCCAAACCAAGCGCGAAGTCGAAGCGGCAATCCGCGCACAGGTCTTCGAGCCGGACAAGCCGTATGAAAAGGAAGAAACGCAATAA
- a CDS encoding complex I subunit 5 family protein: protein MELYLLIVLPIFTSLLLYLIPHKITTYLSTLVYGAVLLVTLHLFYRVRFLGQTVSTHQGGGFLGITLYCDLIAAVFLVLVAFLFLCMFLFTSVRERTSKLYSFLFTVLEGLIMLIFLSRDLFNIYVAVEVSAIVCAILIMFKRESRSINDGLVYLLTNITGMLFFLLGIGMLYRQTGVLDFDGIAAALTVCDPKTLVLPFALLMTGTALKCALFPMHFWLPLAHGTPGAPTAVSAILSGIYIKSGVYLFLRMQGLFSPVVDCAPFFFWAGVITSVAGICMAVCQSDCKLILAYHTVSQIGMIIAGLCYPNETVQAGAMLHIMNHALFKSLLFLATGMLIARYRTRNIYEIRGVMRSAPLAGVAIIAGILGITGAPFFNGSISKYFLAQTDTTLASICFLIINFGTILSFVKFGRVLFGPKRDIDFRYDFWSTAVVVTLSALCLLTGIFAAPLLSLVLDSPLSISVSGYVTKTLIWAASFVLADLVYRKLISRSARLKAGIDLTLDFNGIALCTGGSFLILLAASLVAVQ, encoded by the coding sequence ATGGAATTATATCTTTTGATCGTACTGCCTATTTTCACCTCGCTGCTGCTGTACCTCATCCCCCACAAGATAACGACTTATCTGTCCACCTTGGTATACGGCGCGGTGCTGCTTGTCACGCTGCACCTGTTCTACCGCGTGCGTTTTCTCGGACAAACGGTCTCCACGCATCAAGGCGGCGGTTTTCTCGGCATCACGCTCTATTGCGACCTGATCGCCGCCGTATTTCTTGTGCTGGTAGCGTTTTTATTCCTGTGCATGTTCCTGTTCACCAGCGTGCGCGAACGCACCAGCAAGCTGTATTCGTTTCTGTTTACCGTTCTGGAAGGCCTGATCATGCTGATCTTCCTTTCGCGCGATCTGTTCAACATCTATGTCGCGGTGGAGGTATCGGCGATCGTCTGCGCCATTTTGATCATGTTCAAGCGCGAGAGCCGGTCGATCAACGACGGCCTTGTCTACCTGTTGACCAATATCACCGGCATGCTGTTTTTCTTACTCGGCATCGGCATGCTGTACCGCCAGACCGGCGTTTTGGATTTTGACGGCATCGCCGCCGCGCTGACGGTTTGCGACCCAAAAACGCTTGTGCTGCCGTTCGCTCTGCTGATGACGGGCACCGCGCTAAAGTGCGCGCTGTTTCCCATGCACTTTTGGCTGCCGCTCGCGCACGGTACGCCGGGCGCGCCGACCGCGGTCTCCGCTATTTTGTCCGGCATTTACATCAAAAGCGGCGTTTATCTGTTTCTCCGCATGCAGGGCCTGTTTTCGCCCGTCGTCGACTGCGCGCCGTTCTTCTTCTGGGCGGGCGTTATTACCTCGGTCGCGGGCATTTGCATGGCGGTTTGCCAAAGCGACTGCAAGCTGATTCTGGCCTATCACACTGTCTCGCAGATCGGTATGATCATTGCCGGGCTGTGCTACCCGAACGAAACCGTGCAGGCGGGCGCAATGCTGCACATCATGAACCACGCGCTGTTTAAATCGCTTCTGTTCCTCGCCACGGGCATGCTGATCGCGCGGTACCGCACGCGCAATATCTACGAGATACGCGGCGTGATGCGCAGCGCCCCGCTCGCCGGGGTGGCCATTATCGCGGGCATACTCGGCATAACGGGCGCGCCCTTTTTCAACGGCAGCATCTCCAAATACTTTCTCGCGCAGACCGATACGACGCTTGCCAGCATCTGCTTTCTGATCATCAATTTCGGCACCATCCTTTCCTTTGTCAAATTCGGGCGCGTACTGTTTGGCCCGAAACGCGATATTGATTTTCGGTACGACTTTTGGTCGACCGCAGTCGTGGTCACGCTCAGCGCGCTCTGCTTGCTGACCGGCATATTCGCCGCGCCGCTGCTGAGTCTTGTTCTGGATTCTCCCCTTTCCATCAGCGTATCGGGCTATGTGACCAAAACGCTCATTTGGGCGGCCAGTTTCGTGCTGGCGGATCTTGTATACCGCAAGTTGATCAGCCGGTCCGCACGGCTGAAAGCCGGTATTGATCTCACGCTCGATTTCAACGGTATCGCACTGTGCACGGGCGGCAGCTTCCTGATTCTTCTCGCGGCGTCGCTGGTCGCCGTGCAATAA
- a CDS encoding cation:proton antiporter subunit C: MNFNPVEITGLLLFLIGLYGLVARRNIVKTLLSLGVMDVGVITFFLGVRFQPGSRPPIGESAAQAMTADPVPQALMITAIVIGIAVTAAALMMFSALYHRYGSTNWRTVHKIRREERRR; this comes from the coding sequence ATGAATTTTAACCCGGTCGAGATCACAGGTCTGCTCCTGTTCCTCATAGGGCTTTACGGCCTTGTCGCGCGCCGCAACATCGTCAAAACGCTGCTTTCGCTCGGCGTGATGGATGTTGGCGTTATCACGTTTTTCCTCGGCGTGCGTTTTCAGCCCGGTTCGCGCCCGCCCATCGGCGAAAGCGCCGCGCAGGCCATGACGGCCGACCCCGTGCCGCAGGCGCTGATGATCACCGCCATCGTGATCGGCATCGCGGTTACGGCGGCCGCGCTGATGATGTTTTCGGCGCTTTACCACCGCTACGGTTCGACCAACTGGCGCACGGTACATAAAATCCGCAGGGAGGAACGGAGGCGCTGA